The Nomascus leucogenys isolate Asia chromosome 4, Asia_NLE_v1, whole genome shotgun sequence genome includes the window CCAgattcaaatcttggctccaTCTACTTGCTTTTTTGCTAAGTGCCTAGGCTTTCCTGAGAATGGACTTTCTTCTCTTGCCTATGGGGATAACAATTCCTTCCTCTCGGGTTCTCCATGATGATTAACTAGGAGAGGACATGGGAGTGCATGGCACAGGGTCTGGTGCCCAGTGGTGACTCTTGCTGTGCGGTTTCTTATCTGCTAGAAGCCTTCCAGGGCGTGTGTTGCTACGTGCGGCAGGGGGGTACCTTCGAAGTCGACCAGGCCATCCCCATTGAGGTCCACGTCCTGTAGGATCTCGTCCACCTCCCGCTGGCTGAGGCGCTCCCCCAGCAGGGCCTTGAGGGCCGCCCGGAGCTCGCCCACGCTGATGCGGCCATCCCCATTGGTGTCGAACTGTGGCAGCGTTGGTTGTGGCGTCTGGTCACTGACAGTCATTCATACGCGCAGCCCCTCACTCACGGCAGACACACAGCCCCGCCTGCCCTCAGCCCCAGTGGCCGCACCTCCCGGAAGGCGTCCCGTAGCTCCCGGACACCGATCATGTCTGCCGTCTCTGCCAGCAGCTTGGGGCCCATCAGCTCCACGAAGTCTTCAAAGTCCACCTTTCCGCCACCTGGGGGTCCCGTCCATTACAGACCCAGGGCATCAGAGACcgctgccctgccctggccctccctcctctgccctctgccttccCTTCGTGAATGGATCCTTTCCTCCCTCTGTGCCTGAAGCCTGGGTCATCTGTATTTCCCGATGGGAATCGCCCTCCAAACAAGGCACAGATTTGGccaaaagtgaaaggaaaaccACTCTCAAACttcttgggctgggcacggtggttcacacctgtaatgccagcactttgggaggctgaggcgggtggatcgcctgaggtcaggagttcgagaccagcctgactaacatggtgaaaccctgtctctactaaaaatacaaaaattagctgggcgtggtggtgggtgcctgtaatcccagctactcaggaggctgaggcaggagaattgcttgaacccaggaggcagatgttgcagtgagctgagatagcgccactgtcactcctgagtgacagaaaaagaccccatctcaaaaaaaaaaaaaaaaaaaaaaaaaaaaaacttcttggaACTCTCCTTAATTTTCCTGAAGACTTCggctgggttcaagtcctggctccaaggaacttgctgtgtgaccttagagaAGTCACTTAACCATTCAGTTGCCTCATTTGCAGAATGAGGATCACAGTCCTTGCTGTGCCCACCTCCTAGAGGCTGGTGAGATTCTCCAGAGGCAGAGAGCTTGCCTTGAGAATGACCAAGGTCATGGGCTCTGGGGACAGCCTGTGCAGTCACCTCTGTACCTGGACTGCTTGGCTTCATGGGCCCAGCTGGGGCATCTGGAGGACTGGGGATGGGGACGGATCTGAGGCACATACTGATTTGTTGTGAGATCTCGATGAGCTCCATCTCGGTGGGCATGTAGCCCAGGGTCCGCATGCAGGCACCCAGCTCCCGGCAGCCAATGTAGCCGTCCCGGTCTCGGTCAAACTCCTGGAAGGCGACCTGCAGCTCTGCCAGGCAGGGTGGAGTCAGTCCTTCCCCCACATTCCCCTGATCCTGGCCTGGACCCGCCTACCCTTCTCCCTTGGTCCGATCATCCCTCCTTCTGAACATGAGATTCTCTTTGCTGCCTCAGGGATTTTGCATGTGCTGTTCCTGTTATTTGTTCTTTGAGCAAATATTTGaggagcatctactatgtgccaagctctgctctaggcactggggatacagcagtgaaatttttcaaaaaggaagaaagaaagaaagaaagtgggggAAACAAATCCTGACCTCTTGGAGATTTCCtcactcttccccttcctctttggTCCTATGTCACCTACTAAAGGAAACCATCCCTCTACATGTGGCCTCCCCGGGCCCATTTGTTCCTTTCCTGGAGAGCACATGCACCATTTGTACTTGTAGCTGACTAATTGACGTTGGTCTCCAGAGGGCACGGGCCATATCTGTCTAGCTGGCCGTGTTTCCCAGTGCtcagccagggccaggcacacagTGGGGACCCAGGAAGTGTCAgctgaatgaacaaatagaaaaGGGGCCCTGTCATCTGCCTGGTGAGTGAGACCAAGGAATGACAGCCAGGTGGGGTCTGTCATCCCCTCCCTGCTCAGTCTGGTCCCCATTTCCCTAAACTGGTCCCCTGCAGCCTTCTTGCTCCTACTTCCTCCTGGAAACACTGAGGCCCCCACCCGATGCCCCCCCaaccctgtgtccccaccccatgCCCCCATGCCCACCTCCCCTCCAGGGAACCAGTTCCTTCTCCAACACTTTACCTTCAATCTCCTCGGGCCGCAGCTCCCGGTCCTGAAGAGCACAGAGGGGTTAGGAATTCCCTGCTTCTCCTGATGGCTGTGCCCTTCCTTCTTGCTTCTCAGGGCTCCCCATCCAGCCCCACACCCCAACACGCACACACAGGGCCTGTGTCTGTCTGACTGCTCAGCCCTGTTTCCCACCCCGTCCTGCTCACTGGCCTGGGTGACTGGGTGCCCCCTTCCCTGCTTCTGGCCTAGGTCACTCCTCGGGCCGTCCCCACCTACTCCATCTCCCTCTTCTGGGGCAGGGGGCTCCCTTTGCTGGTGGTGGATCTGGGATTTGGGCAGATCCTCAGACTTGGTCCCGCCAGCCTCAATGTCACTGTTGACCTCTCTTCCATTTCTAGAGTCATTGCTCTCTCCCCTctctgcacccccaccccagatCGGTGTGCCTTTGCTCTGATGTCCCCACTCAATCCTCTTCCCCCTAGCTCCAGGAGAGGCAAAGTGAGGGGCAAGGGCAGGTGGGCTGGTGTGCTAGGGGCAAGGGCAGGCGGGCTGGCGGGAGAGGGGCAAGGGCAGGCAGGCTGGCAGGCGGGTGGCCGTACATACGAGTTGGGTGGCGGCAATGCTGGGCCGCAGGAAGATGCAGGCAGGCCCCACCAGGCTGTTGAGCACCGAGTAGCCCTGGATGCCCGGCACAGGGCCCCCCTGCTCcttggggctggagctggggctggggcaggagcccCTTGGTGGGGAGCTGAGCCACTGCCAGGGGTCCTGCAGCAGAGCCGGCTGTGAGCTGGGGCAGTGACCGCTGAGCTCTGGGCCTGATGGCCCTCCCCACTCCTCACCAGCTGCTCCTGTCTTTGGAGCCCGGCACGGGACAGTAGGGAAGGGGCTGGGGGGTAGAGAGAGGACCCTCACCCGTGAACACTTGAGGCAGAAAGGGTCCATCCTCTAACTGTTCTGTTGGGCAAACTGAGGACCAGAAAAGGCAAGAGACTTGGCCAAGGCCACTGAGAAAGCCAGCGGCAGAGAGGAGAGGGACCTTGTGCCCAGCTCTGTCTACTAGATGGAGGCTGGCTAGCAGAGAGCGGAGAGCTGCCGCCGGGATGGGGCAGCTGGATGGGCAGCTGGGGGACCTGGAGCCTGGCAGGGGAGACCCAGTGGTCTGTGGGAGCCAAGATCAGGATGGCCAGAGGCTGTGGCTTCCAGGAAAAAAATCTCCACCTGGGGCAGTGGGCAGCCCCCAACCCCGCCCGGCCCTCACAGGGCTCTGCCCATCCCATCTGACCCTCAGGGTCCATTCCAGCCTTCTGGCCTGGGCTTCTCCCCTGACCCCTCCTACCTTAGGGCCCCGGCGCCAGGGCCGCTTGGCACAGTTCCCCATGGGCCCTGAACCATGCCAGGCCTGGAACCCCGGGGATGGCCAGGGCTAGGCCTCGGCGGATGCTGCTGCCCGCGGACTCCTGCCAGCCCCCAGCTGCTCCCAATGAGAGCCTGGGAGTACTGCAGGGGATTTTCCTGGGGTTTTGTGGGGAAGATCGGGGGCGGGTGGGCAGGCGGGGGACTTGGGCCCGGGGCTTGGGTCCTAATCCGGGATTATCTTTGAGCGTCTCCGCTGCTGAGGGGGGCCACTTGGACCCAAGGCCCCCTGGAGAGCACAGCCTCCCCAGACTGCCTCCTGAGGGTCTTCCAGACACCCCTTCTCCAgcaccctcccccaacccctgcttCTAATCTCTCCCAATCCGGGAAGATTTAATGTCTTCAGAAGCAGGGCCTGGGTcccaggaggaggaaggcaggcatGCAGTGTGCCAGGGTGGGCTGGGCCCTCCTAATGGCACAGATTCCGGTTGGTATGGACACGCGGGCCTTCCCACACAGCCTCCCAGAAAGAGGCAGCCACTTGGCCCAGCCCAGGAAGCGCCTGCCTCTCCCCTGCCAGGACCccagctgggccctgggctcCTCACCTCGGGGGAGCCCCACTTGCTTGCACTTAGCACCCACTGCCTGGACTGGTACCCCGCCCTTGGATGAGGAGCAGAAGGGAACCACCTATGTGCTGTGGGCAGTGGCAGGGCTCGGTGAGGGTGGAGATTGGGAAGGGAAGCCAGCCTGGCCCTGCCGACCTCAGAGACTCCCGCATTGGCCTCTGCCTCCGGGTCCCCTCCCTGGACTGAGTCCTGGGTCTGTCCTCTGGGGCCCCCAGTTGGGGTGTGGGGTCCCTGCTGTTCGCTCCTGGTCCCCTCACACCCCTGCCCGCATTACCTGCCCGTAGGCTGCCTGCACCTGGGCCTCTAGCTCCTGGAGGAGCTCTCGTCGCCGGGTGGCTGCTGGGCTGCCAGGGGCCTGGCTGGTTCCTGGAGTGCCCTCAGAGGGGCTGGGGTCCCCCATTGGGAGGCTGCCCTCTGCTGGGCCCTGGGGCTGGGCCATAGAGATGAGGGCTTGGTACCTCCTCCTGGCTGAGGAACGCTGCTCCCGCCCGGCCTCCGAAGTCCTGCGGGAGAGTGGTCTCGTGGGCAGCCGCAGGTGTGGCCCGGGTCCGGTGCTGCTCTTCTTTCTGTCCCTTCCTCCATAAACTGGGAGAGCCCCGTGTCCCCAGAGTCTTATATCCTCCCTAGCTCCCCGTGGCCCCTCGTGTGGCCCTGTCAGCCTGGTGAAGCCCCTCATGCTGGTCACAGACTGTTTCCGGGGCTCCACCTGATCATCCTTGCGGCCCCGGTGGCCGGCCCTCTTGCCTGCCTTTGGTCTCTTCCCCACAGCGTTCTGCCTCCATCTGTCTGGCTCACGGCCCACCTGCTGCCCCACACACCCTCCTTGCTCAGTTTCCGTCTCACCCCCTACCCCTCTCTGCCCCCTCTGCCTTTGTGTCTGTTTTGCCTGCAGCCCCGTCTCCATCCCCTCTGACCCGCCGCCGTCTCTCTCAGTCTGGATCCAGTGGTGTCTCTGCCATCTCTGACCCACTCAGCCCATCTCTCTGCTGGCTCCTTCCCTCTGTTGCTGCAAGGCCTTTTCTTGCATTggtctgtctttctgtctgttcTTCCTTGCTCTTCCTATTCCCCCCACCATCCCGCTCCCAGGAGAGCTCCAGAATTCTGGAAAGGCCTTCCCCATCTCCCCAGCCCAGAGCCCTAGGGTCCCTCTGTGctgcccacctccctgcctccctccctcctccccagggtcCCTCTGTGCTAGCCCCCTCTACTCCCCAGGGTCTCTCTGCActgcccaccctcctccctccttcccagggTCCCTCTGTGctgccccctccttccctccctcctccccagggtcCCTCTGCATTGCCCACCTCCCTGCGTTCTGCCAcgacctccacctggtcctgctgACCTTCAACCTCTTGCTTCTCAAGGAAAAGGGGTGGAGGTGGGCCGGGCAGCCCCTGCTGGCCTCTCAGGCTTCCTTGCCATGCCCCTAGCCCACTCCCCACCCAGCTACCCACTCTTCAACTCCCAGAATGAGGTCATCATCCTGCCCCGGCTCCATTCCAGGCCCCTCATGATTTATTCACCTGCCCCCCACACTGGCCTTTGTCCAAGGGAACCAGATCCCACTAGGCGCTGCCACCTGAGCTGGTGGCTCTGGCCTCTCTCAGCCACACGCAGCCATCTATTCATGTATTCCCTCAGCAAACAGCTGAGGCTGGCTGGGCCAGCTGCTGGGGCTGTGTGACAGACCCCATCTGTCCAGAGAAGCCCACTCTCAGGCACGTCTAACCAGGAAAAGAGCCACCAGACAGTCTCCAAGTGCTTGGGGTCATTGGCCCAGGCATCAgggaggcttcatggaggaggtgaggGGATAAGGCAATGCTGCAGGCATTGCCTATTAATGTTTAacctgtgcctggccctgggagaCAGCCAGGGTGCCTGGCATGGATCAGCCTTGAACTTGGAGTGCCCCAGGAGCTGGAACCTGGTAGGTGTGTTGGATGGAGGCccttgggagggaggaaggggttAGTGGCCTCTGGAGAAGGTATGGGTGGCAGGAGGTCTGAGAAAATTTTAGAGAGGTTGAATCTGCAGCAAACATTTGTCTGACACCTGCTCTGTACCTTCCTGGGTGCTGGAACCAGTCCCTACATCCTGGAACCTTTCACCTGCTGGGAGGTGCACATTCAGCAAACCAGAATGACAGTGGCCAGGGAAGTGCAGGAAGTGCAAGGCTGTCAGGAGGGAggccttggccgggcgtggtggctcacgcctgtaatcccaacaccatgggaggccaaggcaggtggaccatttgaggtcaggaatttgagaccagcctggtgaacatggcaaaaccccatctctactaaaaatacaaaaattagctggtgtggtggcacatgcctgtaataccagctactcgggaggctggagcatgagaatcacttgaacccgggaagtggaggttgcagtgagccgagatcgccccactgcactccagcctgggtgacagactgagactctgtcttgaaagaaagaaagaaaaaaaaaaaaaaggaagggccTTGCTTGATGGAGTTGAGGAACTGACATGCTAGCCAAGAGCAGAGGATGATGGGAATGGCTGAGCAAAGGGAGGGGGTGGCCTCACAGACAGAGGAAAGCCTCCACATCTGAGGACAGGCCAGGGTTGAGAGGTGAGTGGAAAGGCAGGTTGTGATCATTCCCATTGCTTCAGCCTTCAGTGTCCTTCAGTCCCACCTCTGCACATGGAGAGCATGAGTAGCCTGGTGTCCCAGGTGGTAACATCTCTGAAAACATTCATCGGAGACAGAAATTCTCCTCTGCAAGACCATAGAAAGGGCCGGCAGTCCTGGGTTCCCCCATGCACATACTATGTCACCCTGGGAAATGTATGTcacctctttaagcctcagtttcgtCATCTGAAAAGTGGAGGTTGACCTAGCATCTGCCTCCCAGTGCCATTGTGGAAATTAGATGACAGGACCTGGCATCTAATAGGCGCAGAACGTGGTGGGCACCGCACATGATGAATGATTCCATGTCTAAAGGCACAGAACGTGGTGGGCACCGCATGTGATGAATGATTCCATGTCTAAAGAACCATCTTTGAAAGTGGAAACTGGTGAGAAATGTATGTCCCAAAGTATAATCCAAAATAGTGGGGTCTGTAACCGCTCAGAGTATAGGGGGTAAAAGAGTTTTCAATCAGGGAGCAAAGGCCTTGTGTCTAAGTGGAGGAGAAAGCCTGGCTTGGAGACTCCCCCTGGCTTGTGTTCAATCAGCAGCATCCTGGAGCACTCATCTTGGTGCCCTCAACTTGCCCAGCCTGACTTAGCCAAGCTGGGGTCCTGGCTCCAGTGTCTAGGATGGGTGGATCAGGGGTTTGACTAATGGGTAGACAGAGGGAAGGATGGGTAGAAGGATGGTTGGTTGGGTAAAAtgggtggttggatggatgggtggataattTGATGAACCGGTGTTtaaatggacagatggatggaaagatgaatggatggacaggAGGATGGATAGTTGGGTTAGTAGATAAGAAgttggatggatggacaggtgagtggctggctggctggaagGATGGGTAGGTGATTTGATGGGCTGGTGGTGCAATGGTtggtaaatggatggatggatgattgcGTAGATAGTTGGTTGGGTAGATggtt containing:
- the CABP2 gene encoding calcium-binding protein 2 isoform X1, coding for MVQGPWGTVPSGPGAGALRTPGSGSAPHQGAPAPAPAPAPRSRGALCRASRATRCSTAWWGLPASSCGPALPPPNSYDRELRPEEIEELQVAFQEFDRDRDGYIGCRELGACMRTLGYMPTEMELIEISQQISGGKVDFEDFVELMGPKLLAETADMIGVRELRDAFREFDTNGDGRISVGELRAALKALLGERLSQREVDEILQDVDLNGDGLVDFEEFVRMMSR
- the CABP2 gene encoding calcium-binding protein 2 isoform X2, whose translation is MGNCAKRPWRRGPKDPWQWLSSPPRGSCPSPSSSPKEQGGPVPGIQGYSVLNSLVGPACIFLRPSIAATQLDRELRPEEIEELQVAFQEFDRDRDGYIGCRELGACMRTLGYMPTEMELIEISQQISGGKVDFEDFVELMGPKLLAETADMIGVRELRDAFREFDTNGDGRISVGELRAALKALLGERLSQREVDEILQDVDLNGDGLVDFEEFVRMMSR